In Phoenix dactylifera cultivar Barhee BC4 chromosome 11, palm_55x_up_171113_PBpolish2nd_filt_p, whole genome shotgun sequence, the following are encoded in one genomic region:
- the LOC103708324 gene encoding splicing factor SF3a60 homolog codes for MSSTLLEVTRAAHEDVERLERLVVKELQREPANNRERLFQNHRVRHMIDLIRITSDKLVEIYEDKDNARRDEIAALGAGGPNNCFPAFYDRLKEIRDYHRRHPAARVVDANEEFEELLKEEPQIEFSGEEAFGRYLDVHELYNKYINSKFGEPMEYSVFLETFSQTHKIPRNLKLTRQYREYLEHVLEYLISFLERTQPLQDLGRIFTKVEAEFEEQWADGKVLGWENKGTENGHVSSQESVIDLDYYSTVEELMEVGPEKLKEALAACGLKTGGTLQQRAERLFLTKHTPVEQLDRKHFAKGSRGLEQNGVAEETNSKKEIALVEAKMQRLCELLKETIIQTKENVIKKQALTYEEMEAERGEEEIQADTESDDEEQQIYNPLKLPMGWDGKPIPYWLYKLHGLGQEFKCEICGNYSYWGRRAFERHFKEWRHQHGMRCLNIPNTKNFNEITSIQEAKDLWEKIQERQGLIKWRPDLEEEYEDREGNIYNRRTYTDLQRQGLI; via the exons ATGTCTTCGACCCTTCTCGAGGTGACGCGGGCCGCCCACGAGGACGTGGAGCGGCTCGAGCGGCTTGTCGTGAAGGAGCTCCAGAGGGAGCCGGCCAACAATCGGGAGCGCCTCTTCCAGAATCACCGCGTCCGGCACATGATTGATCTAATCAGGATCACCAGCGACAAGCTC GTCGAGATATATGAGGACAAAGACAATGCGAGGCGAGATGAGATTGCGGCGCTGGGAGCGGGTGGCCCGAACAATTGTTTTCCTGCTTTCTATGACCGTTTGAAGGAG ATTCGCGACTACCATAGGCGACATCCAGCTGCACGCGTGGTTGATGCGAATGAAGAATTCGAAGAGTTACTGAAGGAAGAGCCACAAATTGAATTCAGCGGAGAG GAAGCTTTTGGTCGGTACCTGGACGTGCATGAATTATACAACAAGTACATCAACTCAAAATTTGGAGAGCCTATGGAATACTCTGTTTTCTTGGAGACATTTTCTCAGACCCACAAAATTCCTCGCAATCtgaagttgaccag GCAATATAGAGAATATTTGGAGCATGTTCTGGAATATCTGATTTCATTTTTGGAGCGTACACAGCCCCTGCAAGACCTTGGGAGAATATTTACAAAG GTGGAGGCAGAGTTTGAAGAGCAGTGGGCTGATGGTAAGGTACTTGGATGGGAAAACAAGGGGACAGAAAATGGGCATGTTTCATCACAAGAGTCTGTGATCGATCTTGATTATTACAGTACAGTggaagaacttatggaagtgggccCCGAAAAATTGAAAGAG GCCTTGGCTGCTTGTGGATTGAAAACTGGTGGTACACTTCAGCAGCGTGCAGAGCGCCTTTTTCTGACAAAG CACACACCCGTGGAGCAATTAGACAGAAAACATTTTGCTAAAGGTTCACGTGGTTTGGAGCAAAATGGAGTTGCAGAAGAGACCAACTCTAAGAAGGAAATTGCTTTAGTGGAGGCAAAGATGCAACGGTTGTGTGAATTGCTAAAAGAG ACTATCATACAAACAAAGGAAAATGTCATAAAGAAACAAGCTTTGACTTATGAGGAAATGGAAGCTGAACGTGGAGAG GAAGAAATACAAGCTGATACTGAGAGTGATGATGAAGAGCAGCAAATTTACAATCCTCTGAAGTTGCCTATGGGTTGGGATGGCAAGCCTATACCCTACTGGCTTTACAAGCTTCATGGTCTTGGCCAG GAATTCAAGTGTGAAATATGTGGGAATTATAGTTATTGGGGTCGGAGAGCATTTGAGCGTCATTTCAAGGAGTGGAGGCACCAGCATGGAATGCGTTGTCTAAATATACCTAACACTAAGAACTTCAATGAAATTACATCTATTCAG GAAGCAAAGGATCTGTGGGAGAAAATACAAGAACGGCAAGGATTGATCAAGTGGCGCCCAGACCTTGAAGAAGAGTATGAAGACAGGGAGGGTAACATCTATAATAGGAGAACATACACTGACCTGCAGCGCCAAGGCCTCATCTAA